From a region of the Rhodococcus sp. 4CII genome:
- a CDS encoding carboxylesterase/lipase family protein codes for MVSPAESPLVTVAEGTLRGTRLGGVLSWKGIPYAAPPVGEWRLRSPRAPEPFTDVRDCTRFGPIAPQNEHGPLPIDPGLTLDEDCLSLNVFAPATSTDRPRPVMVWIHGGAYYLGSSGQRMFDPTHLVERGEVVVVTFNYRLGALGFLDFSSFSTEQHPFDTNLGLRDQIAALTWVRDNIAVFGGDPDEVTLFGESAGGGAVTTLMTSPRAEGLFQRAIAESSPATSVYGPDRAASIAESFLELLDIAPADAGRLRDLPVDVLTKACVELVQQVPARVPGTLAVAPTVDGDVVPHYPVAAFRKGLAHRIPLLIGTNKDEASMFRLMKSPLMPITPDAVHQMFVAIAADHPDLPADEEQEVAAAYPGYPKKRSAMEISRDAAFRMPTLWIAEAHSRLAPTWLYRFDYATPFLRAARIGATHGTEVPYVFGNFGVVPHDPTFKLGGHRTAGHVSEHVQRRWLSFAVDGTPDGTDAEVDWPRYDEADRTTLLIGKSDAVVADPDRELRRAWGEDVIGFS; via the coding sequence CGCCGAGAGCCCACTCGTGACCGTTGCCGAGGGAACGCTGCGGGGCACCCGCCTCGGCGGGGTTCTGTCGTGGAAGGGCATTCCCTACGCCGCGCCACCGGTCGGCGAGTGGAGGCTGCGCTCGCCACGCGCGCCCGAACCGTTCACCGACGTGCGCGACTGCACCCGGTTCGGCCCCATCGCACCGCAGAACGAGCACGGGCCACTGCCCATCGACCCAGGACTGACTCTCGACGAGGACTGCCTGTCCCTGAACGTGTTCGCCCCGGCAACGAGTACGGACCGACCGCGGCCCGTGATGGTGTGGATACACGGCGGTGCGTACTACCTCGGGTCATCGGGGCAGCGCATGTTCGACCCCACCCACCTGGTCGAGCGGGGCGAGGTCGTGGTGGTGACGTTCAACTACCGCCTCGGTGCGCTGGGATTCCTGGACTTCTCCTCGTTCTCGACGGAGCAGCATCCGTTCGACACGAACCTCGGCCTGCGCGATCAGATCGCGGCACTCACCTGGGTCCGCGACAACATCGCGGTTTTCGGCGGCGACCCGGACGAGGTGACGCTGTTCGGGGAGTCCGCAGGCGGCGGCGCGGTCACCACCCTGATGACGTCCCCGCGCGCGGAGGGGTTGTTCCAGCGCGCCATCGCCGAGAGTTCACCCGCCACGTCCGTGTACGGCCCCGACCGCGCCGCGAGCATCGCCGAGTCCTTTCTCGAGCTGCTCGACATCGCACCGGCCGACGCGGGACGTCTGCGCGACCTCCCCGTCGACGTGCTGACGAAGGCCTGCGTGGAACTCGTCCAGCAGGTGCCCGCCCGAGTGCCAGGCACTCTCGCGGTTGCTCCCACGGTCGACGGGGACGTGGTCCCGCACTACCCCGTGGCGGCATTCCGGAAGGGTCTCGCGCACCGGATTCCCCTGCTGATCGGGACGAACAAGGACGAGGCGTCGATGTTCCGGCTGATGAAGTCGCCGCTGATGCCGATCACCCCGGACGCCGTCCATCAGATGTTCGTGGCGATCGCGGCCGACCACCCCGACCTGCCCGCGGACGAGGAACAGGAAGTGGCGGCGGCGTATCCGGGCTACCCGAAGAAGCGTTCGGCCATGGAGATCTCGCGCGACGCCGCATTCCGGATGCCGACGCTGTGGATCGCGGAGGCGCACAGCCGCCTCGCACCGACGTGGCTGTATCGCTTCGACTACGCCACTCCGTTCCTGCGCGCAGCGCGGATCGGCGCCACTCACGGCACCGAGGTGCCGTACGTCTTCGGGAACTTCGGCGTCGTCCCGCACGACCCCACGTTCAAGCTCGGGGGACATCGAACCGCCGGGCACGTGTCGGAACACGTCCAGCGGCGCTGGCTGTCCTTCGCCGTGGACGGCACCCCGGACGGAACGGACGCCGAGGTCGACTGGCCCCGGTACGACGAAGCGGATCGCACGACCCTGCTGATCGGCAAATCCGACGCCGTGGTCGCGGACCCGGACCGCGAACTTCGCCGGGCTTGGGGTGAGGACGTGATCGGTTTCAGCTGA
- a CDS encoding glutamate--cysteine ligase — MSPAATESGRDLSIGVEEEFFLVDRSGHLSAAGPDVVAEAGHDIRGLQRELARSQIETATGVCHTGQELHEELRSLRCRLTKAAAGRDLSLLPSGTPPMAESVPPAITPSPRYEEMARHFGSIVDTVITCGCHVHVGIPSREIGVRVGNQVRSWLPVLLALTGNSPFHGGRDTGYHSWRHILWSRWPSAGPPPHFDSADEYESVVGAMIGTGAAMDRGMIYWHVRLSDKQPTIEVRIADVAMTAAHAALYAVVVKGLVGWALRLAEEGVAVPWLRVELLRAQLWRAARDGLDGECTSPAADRSLPIRRQLELLNECIAPGLGASDRAFLESGLDSVLREGTGAERQRAEFERGGALASVVGLLTREVVS, encoded by the coding sequence ATGAGCCCTGCAGCAACGGAATCGGGTCGCGACCTCAGTATCGGGGTCGAGGAGGAGTTCTTCCTCGTCGACCGATCCGGGCACCTGTCCGCGGCCGGGCCCGACGTGGTCGCGGAAGCGGGCCACGACATTCGGGGGCTGCAGCGTGAGCTCGCCCGCTCCCAGATCGAGACGGCGACCGGCGTGTGCCACACCGGACAGGAACTGCACGAGGAGTTGCGCAGCTTGCGGTGCAGGCTGACGAAGGCTGCCGCCGGCCGCGACCTGTCGCTGCTGCCGAGCGGAACGCCGCCGATGGCCGAGAGCGTGCCTCCGGCGATCACCCCGAGCCCGCGGTACGAGGAGATGGCCCGCCACTTCGGGTCGATCGTGGACACGGTGATCACGTGCGGCTGCCACGTGCACGTCGGCATCCCGAGCCGCGAGATCGGTGTCCGGGTGGGCAATCAGGTTCGCAGTTGGCTCCCGGTGCTCCTCGCCCTCACGGGGAATTCGCCGTTCCACGGTGGGCGCGATACGGGCTACCACAGTTGGCGGCACATCCTGTGGTCGCGCTGGCCGTCGGCGGGACCGCCGCCGCATTTCGATTCCGCGGACGAGTACGAGTCGGTCGTCGGTGCAATGATCGGGACCGGCGCCGCGATGGATCGCGGAATGATCTACTGGCACGTCCGGCTCTCCGACAAGCAACCGACCATCGAGGTCAGGATCGCGGACGTCGCGATGACGGCGGCGCATGCGGCCCTCTATGCCGTGGTCGTGAAGGGTCTGGTCGGGTGGGCGTTGCGGTTGGCGGAGGAGGGTGTCGCCGTCCCGTGGTTGCGTGTCGAGCTGCTGCGCGCGCAGTTGTGGCGTGCGGCCCGCGACGGACTCGATGGTGAATGCACCAGTCCCGCCGCTGACCGGTCGTTGCCGATCCGCCGGCAATTGGAACTGCTGAACGAGTGCATCGCCCCCGGACTGGGGGCTAGCGACCGCGCCTTCCTCGAATCGGGACTCGACTCCGTTCTGCGGGAGGGGACGGGCGCCGAGCGGCAACGCGCCGAGTTCGAACGCGGTGGCGCCCTGGCCTCGGTGGTGGGCCTCCTGACCCGCGAAGTGGTCAGCTGA
- the holA gene encoding DNA polymerase III subunit delta — translation MSTPTQLEQLHLVLGDEEFLVERAVAQIISRVRATADVAAGADLPVNRLRAGDAGAAELAELLSPSLFAEDRVVVLEAAAEAGKDAVALVLDAAGDPPPGVVLVVLHSGGGRAKAMAGALEKLGAAVHPCAKLKSGDIIGFIRGEFRTLGVRVSPDVVQTVFEGVGSNLRELAAACSQLTADTGGKIDVAAVQRYYSGKAEVSGFDVADKAVAGDTAGAIEALRWAMLRGVPHVLLADALADAVHSIARVAPAGRGDPFRMASELGMPPWKIKKAQALAKGWTPTSVGEALRVVAALNADVKGAAADADYAVESAVGRVSRLRQI, via the coding sequence GTGAGCACTCCAACTCAGCTCGAACAGCTCCATCTGGTCCTCGGTGACGAGGAGTTCCTCGTCGAACGCGCGGTCGCGCAGATCATCAGCCGGGTCCGCGCGACGGCCGACGTGGCCGCGGGCGCGGACCTTCCCGTCAACCGGCTGCGGGCGGGGGATGCGGGGGCGGCGGAACTCGCCGAACTGCTCAGTCCCTCCCTGTTCGCCGAGGACCGGGTGGTGGTGCTGGAGGCCGCGGCCGAGGCGGGCAAGGACGCGGTGGCCTTGGTCCTCGACGCTGCCGGAGACCCGCCGCCGGGCGTCGTTCTCGTCGTTCTCCACTCGGGCGGCGGACGCGCGAAGGCGATGGCCGGGGCGTTGGAGAAGCTCGGGGCCGCGGTCCACCCGTGCGCCAAACTGAAGTCCGGCGACATCATCGGCTTCATCCGCGGCGAGTTCCGCACTCTCGGGGTCCGGGTGTCGCCGGACGTGGTGCAGACCGTGTTCGAAGGGGTGGGATCGAATCTGCGGGAATTGGCCGCGGCGTGCTCGCAGCTCACGGCGGACACCGGCGGCAAGATCGACGTCGCGGCGGTGCAGCGGTACTACTCGGGCAAGGCCGAGGTCAGCGGATTCGACGTCGCGGACAAGGCCGTCGCCGGCGACACCGCGGGTGCGATCGAGGCGCTGCGCTGGGCGATGCTGCGGGGTGTGCCGCACGTGCTGCTGGCGGATGCACTCGCCGATGCGGTGCACTCGATCGCTCGGGTGGCTCCGGCCGGGCGGGGAGACCCGTTCCGGATGGCATCGGAACTGGGTATGCCGCCCTGGAAGATCAAGAAGGCGCAGGCCCTCGCGAAGGGGTGGACGCCCACCTCGGTGGGGGAGGCCCTGCGCGTGGTCGCCGCACTCAACGCCGACGTCAAAGGCGCCGCCGCCGACGCCGACTACGCCGTGGAGAGTGCTGTGGGACGCGTCTCCCGGTTACGTCAGATCTGA
- the rpsT gene encoding 30S ribosomal protein S20, producing MANIKSQVKRIRTNEAARLRNQSVKSSLRTAIRSFREAAAAGDKDKANELLVATSRKLDKAASKGVIHANQAANKKSALAQAVNKI from the coding sequence GTGGCCAACATCAAGTCCCAGGTGAAGCGGATCCGTACCAACGAGGCGGCCCGACTCCGTAACCAGTCGGTGAAGTCCTCGCTGCGCACGGCGATCCGCTCGTTCCGCGAGGCTGCGGCGGCCGGTGACAAGGACAAGGCCAACGAGCTCCTCGTCGCCACCAGCCGCAAGCTCGACAAGGCAGCCAGCAAGGGCGTCATTCACGCCAACCAGGCTGCCAACAAGAAGTCTGCTCTCGCGCAGGCTGTCAACAAGATCTGA
- a CDS encoding circularly permuted type 2 ATP-grasp protein has protein sequence MTARPRKPAEPAHVFDGYTDIGRYGLAFDEMFDRDGTVRPPYKGVFKALEPADRADLAARSDALGRAFIDQGVTFSLSGQERPFPLDLVPRVIAAAEWTRLEKGIKQRVHALELFLDDVYGEQRILRDHVLPKRLVTSCEHFHREAAGIVPPNGVRIHVAGIDLVRDENGVFRVLEDNLRSPSGVSYVMENRRTMARVFPDLFMSHRVRSVGDYASHLLRALRASAALNEADPTVVVLTPGVANSAYFEHSLLARQMGVELVEGRDLFCRDNMVYMRTTEGERQVDVIYRRIDDDYLDPMHFRPDSVLGVAGVLNAARAGNVVISSAVGNGVGDDKLVYTYVPQIIDYYLGEKPLLANVDTLRCWLDEECEQVLDRVDELVIKPVEGSGGYGIVFGPDASPKELNTITRKIKADPRGWIAQPVVQLSTVPTKIGDELVPRHVDLRPFAVNDGDDVWVLPGGLTRVALPEGSLVVNSSQGGGSKDTWVLASRSSDEERELAGEELVAEPAQSAEAEQGPELSTTQLQQQQQQQQQQGQGGGC, from the coding sequence GTGACTGCCCGGCCGCGCAAGCCGGCAGAACCCGCCCACGTGTTCGACGGTTACACCGACATCGGGCGGTACGGGCTGGCGTTCGACGAGATGTTCGACCGCGACGGCACCGTCCGCCCGCCGTACAAGGGCGTGTTCAAAGCGCTCGAGCCGGCGGACCGAGCCGACCTCGCCGCCCGCTCCGACGCCCTGGGCAGGGCGTTCATCGACCAGGGTGTGACGTTCTCGCTGTCCGGTCAGGAGCGGCCCTTCCCGCTCGACCTGGTGCCGCGGGTCATCGCCGCAGCGGAATGGACGCGCCTCGAGAAGGGCATCAAACAGCGCGTGCATGCGCTCGAGCTGTTCCTTGACGATGTCTACGGGGAACAGCGCATCCTGCGTGACCACGTCCTGCCGAAGCGGCTGGTCACGTCGTGCGAGCACTTCCACCGGGAGGCCGCGGGGATCGTCCCGCCGAACGGTGTGCGGATCCACGTCGCCGGGATCGACCTCGTCCGCGACGAGAACGGAGTGTTCCGCGTTCTCGAGGACAACCTGCGTTCCCCGTCCGGGGTGTCGTACGTCATGGAAAATCGTCGCACGATGGCGCGGGTCTTCCCCGACCTGTTCATGTCGCACCGCGTGCGGTCGGTCGGCGACTACGCCTCGCACCTGCTGCGGGCGCTGCGCGCGTCGGCTGCCCTGAACGAAGCCGATCCGACCGTCGTCGTGCTGACCCCCGGCGTCGCGAACTCCGCGTACTTCGAGCATTCGCTGCTCGCACGGCAGATGGGTGTCGAACTGGTCGAGGGCCGTGACCTCTTCTGCCGCGACAACATGGTCTACATGCGCACGACGGAGGGGGAGCGGCAGGTCGACGTCATCTACCGCCGCATCGACGACGACTACCTCGACCCCATGCACTTCCGGCCGGACTCCGTGCTGGGGGTGGCCGGCGTCCTCAACGCGGCGCGCGCGGGCAACGTCGTCATCTCGAGTGCCGTCGGGAACGGCGTCGGCGACGACAAACTCGTCTACACGTATGTCCCGCAGATCATCGACTACTACCTCGGGGAGAAGCCGTTGCTCGCGAACGTCGACACGCTCCGCTGCTGGCTGGACGAGGAGTGCGAACAGGTCCTGGACCGGGTCGACGAACTGGTGATCAAACCGGTGGAGGGCTCCGGCGGCTACGGCATCGTCTTCGGCCCCGACGCGTCGCCCAAGGAACTGAACACGATCACGCGGAAGATCAAGGCGGATCCGCGCGGGTGGATCGCCCAGCCGGTGGTCCAGCTGTCCACGGTGCCGACGAAGATCGGGGACGAACTGGTTCCCCGGCACGTCGACCTGCGGCCCTTCGCGGTCAACGACGGCGACGACGTGTGGGTGCTGCCGGGCGGGCTCACCCGGGTGGCCCTGCCCGAGGGGTCGCTCGTGGTGAACTCCAGCCAGGGCGGCGGCAGCAAGGACACGTGGGTGCTGGCGAGCAGAAGCTCGGACGAGGAGCGGGAACTCGCCGGCGAGGAACTCGTGGCCGAGCCGGCGCAGTCCGCCGAGGCCGAGCAGGGGCCCGAACTCAGCACCACCCAACTTCAGCAACAACAGCAACAGCAGCAGCAACAGGGGCAGGGAGGTGGTTGCTGA
- a CDS encoding alpha-E domain-containing protein, which yields MLARNAESLYWIGRYVERADDMARILDVAVHQLLDDASVDPDRTSRLLLRVLGIDAPDTPLDVRSVTELVAFSRNQVGSIIDSLASARENARGAREVTSSEMWECLNTTYNGLAERERAAKRLGPHEFFRYVEERAAMFAGLADSTLSRDDGYRFLLLGRSIERVDMLARMLLSRAGDRPSSPAWVTVLRSAGAHDTYLRTYRGALDANRVVEFILLDRLFPRSVFHAIRQAELCLAELDHQPDSRVGPRAEAQRLLGRARSELEFLPPGVLLEDLQDRLAGLQETCRELGEAIALQYFHAAPWVAWTDARAAGDDAVVEGEL from the coding sequence ATGCTGGCGAGGAACGCGGAATCGCTGTACTGGATCGGCAGGTATGTGGAGCGGGCCGACGACATGGCCCGCATTCTCGACGTCGCCGTGCACCAACTCCTCGACGACGCCTCGGTGGACCCCGACCGCACGTCGCGGTTGCTGCTGCGGGTCCTCGGCATCGACGCGCCCGACACCCCGCTCGACGTCCGGTCGGTGACCGAACTGGTGGCGTTCAGCCGCAACCAGGTGGGCTCGATCATCGATTCCCTCGCCAGTGCCCGCGAGAACGCGCGCGGCGCCCGCGAGGTCACGTCCAGCGAGATGTGGGAGTGCCTCAACACCACGTACAACGGGCTCGCGGAACGGGAGCGGGCGGCCAAGCGTCTCGGGCCGCACGAGTTCTTCCGGTACGTGGAGGAACGTGCGGCGATGTTCGCGGGTCTGGCCGACTCGACCCTGAGCCGCGACGACGGGTACCGCTTCCTGCTGCTGGGCCGCTCGATCGAACGCGTCGACATGCTCGCGCGAATGCTGCTCTCCCGTGCCGGCGACCGCCCGTCGTCGCCGGCGTGGGTCACGGTGCTGCGTTCCGCGGGAGCCCACGACACGTATCTGCGGACGTACCGCGGTGCGCTGGACGCCAACCGGGTGGTCGAGTTCATCCTGCTGGACCGCCTGTTCCCGCGGTCGGTGTTCCACGCCATCCGGCAGGCGGAGTTGTGCCTGGCCGAACTCGACCACCAGCCCGACAGCCGCGTCGGCCCCCGGGCCGAGGCGCAACGTCTCCTCGGCCGGGCCCGGAGTGAACTCGAGTTCCTGCCGCCCGGCGTGCTGCTCGAGGATCTCCAGGATCGGCTCGCGGGGTTGCAGGAAACCTGCCGCGAGCTCGGAGAAGCCATCGCGCTGCAATATTTTCACGCCGCGCCGTGGGTGGCGTGGACCGATGCACGGGCCGCCGGCGACGACGCCGTGGTGGAGGGAGAACTGTGA
- a CDS encoding transglutaminase family protein — translation MRVVHTTGYAYDAPVTSSYNEARLTPRGDSRQTVILNRVETTPATRSYRYTDYWGTAVTAFDLHAPHKELEVTGLSVVETEPFWEPEEKADWDELASPPLTDRFNEQLSNTTFVPRSRKLDGIARDLRKGRTPDEAVVAAADWVHREMDYVPGTTGVHTSAVDAWAERQGVCQDYAHLTLVLLRSMGIPSRYVSGYLHPKPDAAVDDTVAGESHAWVEAWTGAWWGYDPTNAVAVNEQHVSVGIGRDYADVPPLKGIFSGGRATDLEVVVEITRLA, via the coding sequence ATGAGAGTCGTGCACACCACCGGGTATGCCTACGACGCACCGGTCACGTCCTCGTACAACGAGGCGCGACTGACCCCGCGCGGTGACAGCAGACAGACGGTGATCCTGAACCGGGTAGAGACGACGCCCGCCACGCGCTCGTACCGCTACACCGACTACTGGGGCACCGCCGTCACCGCATTCGATCTCCATGCGCCGCACAAGGAACTCGAGGTCACCGGGCTGTCCGTCGTTGAGACCGAACCGTTCTGGGAGCCGGAGGAGAAGGCGGACTGGGACGAGCTGGCCAGTCCACCGCTCACCGACCGGTTCAACGAACAGCTGAGCAACACCACGTTCGTGCCGCGCAGCCGCAAACTCGACGGCATCGCCCGGGACCTGCGCAAGGGCCGCACTCCCGACGAAGCCGTTGTCGCGGCGGCGGACTGGGTGCATCGGGAAATGGACTACGTCCCGGGGACGACGGGCGTCCACACGTCCGCCGTCGACGCGTGGGCCGAGCGGCAGGGCGTGTGCCAGGACTACGCGCACCTGACGCTGGTGTTGTTGCGCAGCATGGGAATTCCGAGCCGGTACGTGTCCGGCTATCTGCACCCGAAACCCGATGCGGCGGTGGACGACACGGTGGCCGGCGAGAGTCACGCCTGGGTGGAGGCGTGGACCGGTGCGTGGTGGGGATACGACCCCACCAACGCGGTGGCGGTCAACGAACAGCACGTGTCGGTGGGCATCGGACGGGACTACGCGGACGTTCCGCCGCTCAAGGGCATCTTCTCCGGAGGCCGGGCAACTGATCTCGAAGTCGTCGTGGAGATCACGCGTCTGGCGTAA
- a CDS encoding aquaporin: MSPTAQEYVEVEPISDLKKYVAEAIGTFVLVFAAVGTAVFAGAKVGNLGVALAFGLTLLFLVYAIGPISGCHVNPAVTVGHLALGRLSVAKAGLYVVAQVVGGLVAGVVIYAIAQSLPSYNRAADGLGANGWGAHSPSAIKGPLGGVIENGYGIGAAMIIEILLTALLVFVVLASTDQISDVPLAGVSIGFTLAVIHLASIPIDNTSVNPARSLAVAPYQNGALAQVWLFIVFPLIGGAVGALAYRSLFGRYDRLQS, encoded by the coding sequence ATGTCTCCAACCGCACAGGAATACGTAGAAGTCGAACCGATCTCGGACCTCAAGAAATACGTAGCAGAGGCGATCGGTACGTTCGTACTGGTCTTCGCGGCGGTGGGGACGGCTGTCTTCGCCGGCGCCAAGGTCGGGAACCTCGGTGTGGCACTGGCATTCGGACTGACTCTCCTCTTCCTCGTCTACGCCATCGGCCCCATCTCGGGCTGCCACGTCAACCCGGCCGTCACCGTCGGGCACCTCGCGCTCGGCCGGTTGTCGGTCGCGAAGGCCGGCTTGTACGTCGTCGCCCAGGTCGTCGGTGGCCTCGTCGCCGGCGTGGTGATCTACGCGATCGCGCAGAGTCTGCCGTCCTACAACAGGGCCGCCGACGGTCTCGGCGCCAACGGCTGGGGCGCCCACAGCCCGTCGGCGATCAAGGGACCGCTCGGCGGGGTCATCGAGAACGGCTACGGCATCGGTGCGGCGATGATCATCGAAATCCTCCTCACCGCGCTGCTGGTGTTCGTGGTTCTCGCCTCCACCGACCAGATCTCCGACGTCCCCCTGGCGGGCGTCTCCATCGGATTCACCCTCGCCGTGATCCACCTCGCGTCGATCCCGATCGACAACACGTCCGTCAACCCCGCCCGCAGCCTCGCCGTCGCGCCCTACCAGAACGGCGCGCTCGCCCAGGTGTGGCTGTTCATCGTGTTCCCGTTGATCGGCGGCGCGGTGGGCGCCCTGGCCTACCGATCGCTGTTCGGCCGGTACGACCGACTGCAGAGCTGA
- a CDS encoding SGNH/GDSL hydrolase family protein, whose translation MPAAAAAEETPRRGPNYVALGDSRAAGPLIEVSAHRDLCLRSPDLNYPAKLGRLIGAATVTDVTCSAATPAHVISTPQFVGTHFAPPQIDALRADTDVVTLSIGGGGSNHLPVSVRCVAVVPGADAGCRDDPRAEQLTVEGIAKMAPQVDAVVAAIVAKAPRAEVYVIGHGGSVGHRGCRPNLPVSDADAVWLERYFERFNQIYVDAAARYGVHYIDIAKAAVEGGHDACAPTGQRWFEGMVPQSPAEPAHPNALAMTAIAEMVADDLRR comes from the coding sequence ATGCCCGCGGCGGCGGCAGCCGAGGAGACACCGCGGCGGGGGCCGAATTACGTCGCTCTCGGCGACTCCCGGGCCGCCGGGCCGCTGATCGAGGTGTCCGCGCACCGGGACCTGTGCCTGCGGTCGCCGGACCTGAACTATCCGGCGAAGCTCGGACGGCTGATCGGCGCCGCCACCGTCACCGACGTCACCTGTTCCGCGGCCACACCCGCGCACGTGATCAGTACCCCGCAGTTCGTGGGGACGCACTTCGCTCCGCCGCAGATCGATGCGCTCCGGGCGGATACCGACGTCGTGACGCTGAGCATCGGCGGGGGCGGCTCGAACCACCTGCCCGTGTCGGTGCGCTGCGTCGCCGTCGTTCCGGGCGCGGACGCCGGTTGCCGCGACGACCCGCGGGCGGAGCAGCTCACGGTCGAGGGGATCGCGAAGATGGCGCCCCAGGTCGACGCCGTGGTGGCCGCGATCGTCGCGAAGGCGCCGCGTGCCGAGGTGTACGTGATCGGGCACGGCGGTTCCGTCGGGCACCGTGGATGCCGGCCCAACCTGCCGGTGTCCGACGCCGACGCGGTCTGGCTCGAGCGGTACTTCGAGCGGTTCAACCAGATCTACGTCGACGCCGCCGCCCGGTACGGAGTCCATTACATCGACATCGCGAAGGCCGCCGTCGAGGGCGGCCACGACGCGTGCGCGCCGACGGGACAGCGCTGGTTCGAGGGGATGGTGCCGCAGTCACCCGCGGAGCCGGCGCACCCGAACGCGCTCGCGATGACGGCGATCGCCGAGATGGTCGCCGACGACCTGCGACGGTGA
- a CDS encoding type II toxin-antitoxin system PemK/MazF family toxin — translation MASTWSSIGKTLGRLVRDKGPQLLAQLQKSGALDRAAGVLTGSAATAPKPAPGRPVTADSAPTAHRARKIEYSPDLDGRADPGEIVWTWVAYEEDPSQGKDRPVLVVGRDGDTLLGLMLSSQSKHDGDRDWIAVGSGSWDAEGRPSWIRLDRVLDVPEAGIRREGAVMDRDKFEVVATRLRADFSWH, via the coding sequence ATGGCGAGCACGTGGAGCAGCATCGGGAAGACGTTGGGCCGACTTGTACGAGACAAGGGCCCCCAGCTTCTGGCGCAGTTACAGAAGTCCGGCGCACTGGACCGCGCGGCCGGTGTCCTCACCGGGTCGGCCGCGACCGCACCGAAGCCCGCCCCGGGGCGTCCGGTCACCGCCGATTCCGCGCCGACGGCTCATCGGGCCCGGAAGATCGAGTACTCCCCCGACCTCGACGGCCGCGCGGATCCGGGCGAGATCGTCTGGACGTGGGTGGCGTACGAGGAGGATCCCAGCCAGGGCAAGGACCGGCCGGTGCTCGTGGTGGGGCGCGACGGCGACACCCTGCTCGGGTTGATGTTGTCGTCGCAGAGCAAGCACGACGGCGACCGGGACTGGATCGCGGTCGGGTCGGGCTCGTGGGACGCGGAGGGCCGTCCGAGCTGGATCCGTCTCGACCGGGTGCTGGATGTGCCGGAGGCGGGGATCCGCCGCGAGGGCGCCGTCATGGACCGCGACAAGTTCGAGGTCGTGGCGACCCGTCTGCGCGCCGATTTCAGCTGGCACTGA